A single genomic interval of Cygnus olor isolate bCygOlo1 chromosome 17, bCygOlo1.pri.v2, whole genome shotgun sequence harbors:
- the HIP1R gene encoding huntingtin-interacting protein 1-related protein isoform X3 yields the protein MNSIKSVPARVLSRRAGHSLEAEREQFDKNQAISISKAINTQEAPVKEKHVRRIILGTHHEKGAFTFWSYAIGLPLPSSSILSWKFCHVLHKVLRDGHPNVLQDCQRYRSNIREVGDLWGHLHDRYGQLVSIYTRLLLTKISFHAKHHEFPPGLEVSDEVLEKTAGTDVNNIFQLTVELFDYLDCELKLSESVFRQLNTSMALSQMSAVQCRLAPLIQVIQDCSHLYHYAVKLMFKLHSCLPADTLQGHRDRFHEQFRSLKSFFKKASDMLYFKRLIQIPRLPENPPNFLRASALAEHVKPVVVIPEEAPEDEEPENLIEISTASTTEPQITSDIFQQTFGPPNGIRDDRDAQIESLKKEVDTLRAEMEKIKLEAQRYITQLKAQVNSLEGEVEEQRKQKQKALVDNEQLRDELERLQQVKQDSDRSLRLCAEAEKKANATEIRYTKLKEKHSELINTHAELLRKNADTAKQLTVTQQSQEEVARVKEQLEFQVEQVKREAEMKLEDQSVQMEQLRRELDARRDELDQAQCSLSHAKQAGTELSAQVETLQAEKEQLRRSVSEKERELLSTRSLVQEKELQLSQEADKASREICELQGKLLEKSNQEQSLQQKLLDEQFGILQEAVREAEGILRDAVAKLDDPLHVRCTSSPDYLLSRAEAALESTDALESGHAQYVASMADAAALVGALALFTHLTADTIVNGSATSHLAPTDHADRLTETCRDCGQRSLDYLGELKDKQTLGRAELGDVRRALRGVLGLAQELRPKSLDIKQEELGDMVEKEMASTSAAIEDAVRRIEEMMSRARNESSGIKLEVNERILNSCTDLMKAIRLLVMTSTNLQKEIVESGRGAATTQEFYAKNSRWTEGLISASKAVGWGATQLVESADRVVLHTGKYEELIVCSHEIAASTAQLVAASKVKAEKSSRNLGKLQECSRNVNEMAANVVASTRTGQEQIEEKDTMDFSGMSLIKLKKEEMETQVKVLELEKCLEGERVRLGELRKQHYALAGAYDAAEDGETRPAPAPRRGILKKPALAQKPGHVLGPDREPEQDTSLHRAHAVNF from the exons ATGAACAGCATCAAGAGCGTCCCGGCGCGGGTGCTGAGCCGCCGAGCGGGGCACAGCCTGGAGGCGGAGCGGGAGCAGTTCGACAAGAACCAG GCCATCAGCATCAGCAAGGCCATAAATACGCAAGAGGCACCGGTGAAGGAGAAACATGTGCGCC GGATCATCCTGGGGACGCACCATGAGAAGGGGGCCTTCACCTTCTGGTCCTATGCCATcgggctgcccctgcccagcagctccatcCTCAGCTGGAAGTTCTGCCACGTCCTGCACAAAGTCCTGCGCGATGGCCACCCCAAC GTCCTCCAGGACTGCCAGCGGTACCGCAGCAACATCCGCGAGGTGGGAGACCTGTGG GGCCATTTGCACGACCGCTACGGGCAGCTGGTGAGCATCTACACGCGGCTCCTCCTCACCAAGATCTCCTTCCACGCCAAG cACCACGAGTTCCCCCCGGGCCTCGAAGTGTCGGATGAGGTGCTGGAAAAGACGGCGGGGACGGATGTGAATAACAT cttcCAGCTGACGGTGGAGCTGTTTGACTACCTGGACTGCGAGCTGAAGCTGTCAGAGTCAG TTTTCCGGCAGCTCAACACCTCCATGGCGCTCTCGCAGATGTCGGCGGTGCAGTGCCGCCTGGCCCCCCTCATCCAGGTGATCCAGGACTGCAGCCACCTCTACCACTACGCCGTCAAGCTCATGTTCAAGCTGCACTCCT GTCTGCCAGCTGACACGCTGCAGGGCCACCGCGACCGCTTCCACGAGCAGTTTCGCAG CCTCAAAAGCTTCTTTAAGAAAGCCTCCGACATGCTGTATTTCAAGCGGCTCATCCAGATCCCCCGGCTGCCAGAG AACCCCCCAAATTTCTTGCGGGCGTCCGCACTGGCAGAGCACGTGAAGCCGGTGGTCGTCATCCCCGAGGAAGCCCCCGAGGACGAGGAGCCGGAGAACCTCATCGAGATCAGCACAGCTTCCACCACAGAGCCCCAG ATCACCTCGGATATATTTCAGCAAACCTTCGGGCCACCCAACGGCATTCGGGATGACAGGGACGCGCAGATCGAGAGCCTGAAGAAGGAGGTGGACACGCTCCGCGCGGAGATGGAGAAGATTAAGCTGGAG GCGCAGCGGTACATCACGCAGCTCAAGGCGCAGGTAAACAGCCTGGAGGGCGAGGTGGAGGAGCAGCgcaagcagaagcagaaggcGCTGGTGGACAACGAGCAGCTCCGGGATgagctggagaggctgcagcaggtgaAGCAGGACAGCGACCGGTCCCTGCGGCTCTGCGCCGAGGCAGAAA AGAAAGCCAACGCCACCGAGATTCGCTACACGAAGCTGAAGGAGAAGCACAGCGAGCTCATCAACACCCACGCCGAGCTCCTGAGGAAG AACGCTGACACGGCCAAGCAGCTGACGGTGacgcagcagagccaggaggaggTGGCGCGAGTCAAGGAGCAGCTGGAGTTTCAGGTTGAGCAGGTCAAGCGGGAAGCAGAGATGAAG CTGGAGGACCAGAGCGTGCAGATGGAGCAGCTGCGGCGGGAGCTGGACGCCCGGCGGGACGAGCTGGACCAGGCGCAGTGCTCGCTCAGCCACGCCAAGCAG GCAGGCACGGAGCTCAGCGCCCAGGTGGAGACCCTGCAGGctgagaaggagcagctgaggcgCTCAGTGAGCGAGAAGGAGCGCGAGCTGCTCTCCACTCGCAGCCTTGTCcaggagaaggagctgcagctgagccagGAGGCCGACAAGGCCAGCAGGGAGATCTGCGAGCTGCAGGGCAAGCTCCTGGAGAAG AGCAACCaggagcagagcctgcagcagaagctgctggacGAGCAGTTCGGCATCCTGCAGGAGGCAGTGCGGGAGGCCGAGGGCATCCTCCGCGACGCGGTGGCCAAGCTGGACGACCCGCTGCATGTCCGCTGCACCAGCTCCCCAG ATTACCTGCTCAGCCGTGCAGAGGCGGCGCTGGAGTCCACGGATGCTCTGGAGAGCGGGCACGCGCAGTACGTGGCCTCCATGGCAG ATGCTGCAGCACTGGTGGGGGCTCTGGCTCTCTTCACACACCTAACAGCTGACACCATCGTGAACGGCAGCGCCACGTCCCACCTGGCTCCCACCGACCACGCTGACC GGCTGACGGAGACGTGCCGGGACTGCGGGCAGCGGAGCCTGGACTACCTGGGCGAGCTGAAGGACAAGCAGACGCTGGGGCGCGCTGAGCTGGGGGACGTGCGGCGGGCGCTGCGAGGTGTCCTGGGGCTGGCCCAG GAGCTGAGACCGAAAAGCTTGGACATCAAGCAGGAAGAGCTAGGGGACATGGTTGAGAAGGAGATGGCCTCCACCTCTGCGGCAATTGAAGACGCTGTCAGGCGGATAGAG GAGATGATGAGCCGGGCCAGGAACGAAAGCTCTGGCATCAAACTCGAAGTGAACGAGCG GATTCTGAACTCCTGCACGGACCTCATGAAG GCCATTAGACTTCTTGTAATGACATCCACGAACTTACAGAAGGAAATAGTAGAGAGTGGCCGG GGGGCAGCAACAACTCAGGAGTTTTACGCCAAGAACTCACGCTGGACTGAAGGGCTGATCTCTGCCTCCAAGGCGGTGGGCTGGGGAGCCACGCAGCTCGT AGAATCAGCAGACAGAGTTGTCCTGCACACAGGCAAATACGAAGAACTGATCGTCTGCTCCCATGAAATCGCTGCCAGCACGGCTCAGCTGGTAGCTGCATCCAAG GTGAAAGCcgagaagagcagcagaaacttGGGCAAGCTCCAGGAGTGCTCACGCAACGTCAACGAGATGGCTGCCAACGTGGTGGCTTCCACCaggacagggcaggagcagaTCGAGGAGAAAG ACACCATGGACTTTTCAGGCATGTCCCTCATCaagctgaagaaggaagaaatggagaCACAG GTgaaggtgctggagctggagaagtGTCTGGAGGGCGAGCGGGTGCGCCTAGGTGAGCTGAGGAAGCAGCACTACGCCTTGGCTGGCGCCTACGACGCGGCGGAGGACGGGGAGACCAGGCCGGCGCCGGCCCCCAGGCGAGGCATCCTCAAGAAGCCGGCCCTGGCCCAGAAACCCGGCCACGTCCTGGGGCCGGACAGGGAG CCCGAGCAAGACACCAGCCTGCACCGGGCGCACGCTGTCAACTTCTAG